The window GATAATTAAGTGGGTAGTATATCAAAgctaatgaaattattacattgcaGAGAGGaactgataatattttatttaagcgcACTACCGTTCAGCGTTTAATCCGAATCTCGTTCGAGCATCCCACTTGGTTTACTTAGAGAGATTCAGGAAGGTGTTTACTCGGGATTATTGCCTCTGCGAGATTACGGATTTTGCGGTGGTTCTCTCGTTACAGCTGTGCGCCTTGAAAAAGGAGCTGAGGCCTTCCGTGATACCGATATACTCGAACCGGCCGGCGGTTCAAAGAACCATGTCCCAGGGTACCGGGACCTTGTTCCATCCGTACGGCAGCAGTGCTCATATTTCCAGCGGCTGCTTCGCCCCCGGTTTACGCGAGATCTCGGAGGGTTCCATCGAGATGCAAAAGGTGAAGAAGGTCCAGAGCTTCTTCAGGGGCTGGCTGTGCCGACGGCGCTGGAAGCAGATTGTTGAACAGTACATCAAGAGCCCGCATGCCGAGAGTATGCGCAAACGGAACAGGTAATTGGTGCCGCTTTGTCGCGCAACCGATAACGTACGGCCTCTCGTTCGCGCATCTCGTTTTTCCATTAACGGCTTgccgtaatttttattaacggtTTTACCTCCGCGAGTGTTACGGTTTCGTTTCGCGCATGGCCGCGCCGTATGGAAATGAACGCGATAGGCGTACTTGGAAATTGAATTTGAATGGAAATAGAATGAACGTCCGAAAAAAGgtgtagttttttttatacaaaataaaattatctgctCTTcctgttaaatataataactttaataataacaactgtataatgtttttattttgcggCAGAATAAAATTCATCCCGCTATTTCCCTCGCCGTTGGGAGATTTTCTCTCTTAATCAGCCGTTCCGTGTATTTCCTCATATTTCATTCATTTGCGATGTAACAACGGTGTAAAACCGACCGGTTATTGGTTTCGTTAAATTCGCATTGCCGATGGTATTAAACGCGCATATACGCCCTACTATTTCAGCCTGGTATTCCAAATGGTGGAGGCCGAAGAGGAATACACGGAGCAGATGGAGATTTTAGTAAGCTGTTTTCTGAGGCCTTTCAAGATGGCTGCTAGTTCAAAAAAACCCCCATGTAGTCACGAGGACGTGAATAGCATATTTTTGAATAGTGAAACCGTGCTGTTTCTCCATCAAATCTTCCTGAAGGGTCTCACCTCGCGTATGGAGAGCTGGCCCACTTTAGTTTTAGGTACGCACTACTTGAATTTACTTTAAGTAGTACAGATCGATATATAGGACAACGAGTGTCTATGTCCCTGATACagttttgcaaataaaaaagacgcgagtttttacaatttcaagtACATTATCGCTCAAAAGTATTtactctttttaatttaaattaaattttaaagaaaaatgactaaatttttctttttaatcttttaaatattatacttaataattttaatgacttaAAGTATATCctacatatttgtatatcttCGCATTTATTAGTCGGCGgtatatttttacagtaatattttaaaattatattgcaatatgataaaatattctaatttatcataatatttttacaagatttttgTAACTTGTAATACTGCAATAttgtaatgttattatatttgtaaaaaaattggattgAGTAAATGCTTTTAAGCAATAATGTGTCATAtttacacgttttttttttctctcaatgatattaatttacgcgagtagatataagaaaatatgaatGTATTGTACGTCGATCAATCACGATGTGAATGATACGTAGGTGACTTGTTCGACATGCTGCTACCGATGTTATCCATATATCAAGAGTACGTGCGAAACCACCACTATAGCCTTCAAGTGTTGACTGAGTGCAAGCAATCGTCACCGTTCGTGGCGTTGCTCAATAGGTTGGAGAACAAGACTGCCTGCCACGGACGATCCCTGGAGACCTTTCTAACATATCCCATGCATCAGGTAAGAGCGCCATGTGCGTATAAAACCGTACAGGCGGCACAAAAGGCCCGCGCAAGTGTTTCTGAATATTCAATGGTATCGCTTTACGTTATTATCACTACGGAGGGGAATTCCGCCAACCTCAATACCTCAACTCGacgcaatttttttcttcgaggTTCTTTCGCACGGAAGCGAATTTCTCGCCGCGCGAAAAAGGAAGATAGAGAACTGGAGCGATTATCTCCGGCGATATGAATACCTCCTCGGGAAATGATcgattatacaaaataatttaaaggaTTCCATGAATATTGCATGAGCTTTGACGATCTTGGTAAAATGAGCGACGGGGAAAATATACCATTCCATCGCGCGACCTTTCGTGAATCCTGCGGAACACGGAacattcttcttctttctaaatttattggcgaactataatatttaatgtgatttcttttattctgtgCTGCAAACTAAATTGCAgactatataatattaatttctgatTTGCACCTccctctgtctttctctctctctttctctctctttctctttgtctGCTCTtagaaaattctaatttaaaatctgTTTGACAAATTTTGTGCGTCACAATTTACTCTCCtaatttcttcttctcttttttctctgaTTTTAGTGGAACTTGAGCAGAAGTTCCTTAATCCAGCTACTTACTTTATTCGTTTAGATTCcaagatatattattactttgcaCGAGTTATTGGCGCATACGCCGTATGATCATGTGGAACGTAAGAGCCTCCagaatgccaggcaacagctGGAGGACCTCTCGAGACAAATGCACGACGAggtattaattcaattaactCTTGAAATCATCATCTTTTATCTCGGctctaaaaattaatctaatcgAATTTCATTTCTCAGGTTAGCGAGACTGAAAATTTGAGGAAAAATCTAGCAGTGGAGCGAATGATTATCGAGGGATGCGATATCTTATTGGACGTTAATCAGGTCTTCGTCAGACAGGGTGAGTCTTCAtaacattttgtttcttttaaatatatttcagactcatttttgcaagaaaagtttatttagAAAGTGTAAGGATATTTTAATGTTGCAATAAATTTGTGGGCTATCGCTTTCTAATTATCTCTAAATAGAGTATAAACTGTTCAGCTATATACAAAAGAAGTATAAACTACTATGCTTTCACACACAACATACGCACGAAGGATTATCTCTGcatgtaaaaagaaacatcGAAGATTAAGAGACTCAACGTACTATGTCGAAGTCGATAAGAGACCGTGATTGCCGGATAACTTTCGTATCTTTTACGGTTTATCTCTGGTTGGGAAACTCATTCTTAGTCGCTGTCGGTAAAGTTCGATGGAAACTGCCCTGCTGTTCGGGATAGGAAAAGAGGAAGAGCGCGGGTTAAAGGGCGCAAACGCACGGTTACACGTTCGGAATCGATGACGCGACTCGGTCGCGTCGATATGTACTTTCGTACTCGGTTTTATCTCGATCCTGCGCAATGTGCGGCTCCTGCCAGGGCCGACATACTGCTCTACTACTGACGGGTCTCCGTCGGGCGAGAAATTATTACGCCGGTCGATCATATGGCTCGATAGCGAATCGCGACACGGTGGCAAGCAAACGGAATGTCACGTGGTTGCaagaattgcaattttattagtCGTTTCAAATTCGATCGGCATAAAATAGCTCTTCTGGTGTTTATAATagttgcaattttaaatatactaaggaatattcaaaatttaatactgtgaAACTCTTTTCTTCGAtacttgttaaaaatattaaataattatttggaaaataaaataaacaaagttaaatttatatctgtaAGGAATTGTGTATatgttaagaaataaaaattattgtttagaaaaaaagaaaaaataagaatatagaGTAAAAGACTTGAACGGATAAAACACTGTATTTGCATTTTGCAATGAAATGATGCATATTGTGCGTCCCTTGAGGATAACAAGAGAGAAAATAGCGCAAGATCACTTCGAGTAGTAAGAGTCTCGTAAGCCGGTTCTATGAACACGATCCTGGCAGCCCTCGTGCTTGACGCCACATCACATGGTTATCACGTAAACGTCTCTCGGTCGCCAACGGTGGAGCAGACCATCCCCGCGAACGCGATCATCCCTTTCGCCGTGCGCCTTTCGTCGCGGCGAAAAACCAGCCGTTGCGGATCAGTCGCGCTCCATCAGGAAGGACTAAGACTTCGTTCGGGATCTGGTTTCCGTGCGCCGGGATACACGGCGGTAACGCGGGCCTCAGGGGTCGACGAACGAACGAAAACAAGCGGCGACCGACCCGTACATTGCCATTTTGACGGTACGAGGGTTTCACGAATTTATTAATGCTGCTGAAAGGCGGGACCAAGCGACGTGTGTGGTGCTGAGGCGGCCGGGATCAGGGAAAATCTAGGAATCAGCTGTAGCTTTTTCACCTCATCTGGCTGTACGTAGATAAGGTACACGCGTTGGCATCATCCGTCCGCGATGATGTTGAAAGGAAATCTCGGCTTCAATGCTTCAAGAAATGAATGGCAGATCCCGCAGCCACGTCAATATGTGAGATCAAATGTGAAGTTGTTTCCTTCGGAAAAGTTGACTCGACAGCACCggtttcaatttatttacctGCATTACAAGTACGCTAcgtatctttttaaatgtaatgaaGAAACACCGAGGATATCTAATCAATTGACTTGGCTAGCATTAAAGAAGCTGTCACTTGTTTCTTCGTAATCTTAGTGTAtcgcgtttatttattttcttcactTGAAGAAAGAACAATCCAGTGAATGAAGCCAGCGAATTTGGATTTCGATTTATAGCTCCGAAGATAAGGTTTTACACGATCAACAATATTTAGCATCGAAAATGAACTGAACTCCGCGTAACAATGCCGGTTTCAATTTCCGTATGACGTCAGCGGCGCAGGCACGAGATACTACGTATCTCTCGTATTCACCGCGCGCATTCAACACGTCCGTCGGTGCTATTTTTAAATGCGTATCGGCGGCTGCCCCTAATTGTATCGATTATTTCAAGAATGCTCGCCGTGGTCTGAAAAGACGAAATTACTTTTGCCAAGCTTTTATACTTTCTTCAATGAGGATTTCGCTTCTTCGACGAGATGTTAATTGTACAGAACGACGTGGATTCTGATCGATAAGTCCAATGTTTCTACCTCTGATGTATGTTTTAGGTACGCTGATACAACTCGTAGACAAACCGCGCGGTGCGCGAAGCAGATTAAGTGCTACTTTCGGCGGCAAAGCCGCGAGCGACAAGGAGGCCGTTAGACAGTGCTTTCTCTTCTCGAATCATCTGTTGCTCACGACGCGCCAATCCGACGACGATGGCCGCTTGAATCTGGTCCCGCAGATTGGCAAAATACCCCTTTCCGATGCGGTGCTGATTGAGGATCCGAGCGATCAGGGTGTTTTAGACGACGAtggtaattatttgtttattattaagctAACGATtcgcttttttaattttctttgagaTTTCTCTTTAAATTGGCGACAcgagaacattttatttaattaaaaactgatgTCGAGTTATCAGTAGATTAGGAATCTTGTAAAGGTTTACACACACACggtagtaataatttaaattttatatacaatcttTCTGCTTATCTTATACGTCATATTTATATGCGATTTaatgtattacttttttacataaagGTCATGTGTTGCAAGTTGTCTGAAATAATAGAGATTGAGAATTTATCTAGTGCTACAGAGTAGCGACTGTAAACTAATTTTAGGACTGTCAGTATGTTCGATGTCAAGCGGCATTAGCGAGAGCAGCGGAAGCGGTAGCGGCAGTGGGACTTCCCAATTGCAAAATCGCGACTTCAAAATTGTGCTCGATATAAAATCCAGTAGCTCGCAGGTGACCGTTCATTTAGTGGCGCCTACCATGCAAGTAAGTGCACATCGAATTGCATATatgaaattcttattaaaatagacAGGCGATCTTCtctgatgaaaatttttcttgaaattctctttatataatttattagaatttttatataaattttacaatttaaaaaaaattttttgtataacattataaCTTTTCCGaaaattttgtagattttttaatatgaaataaaacacttttaaaagttttgagaaaagcttatattatttctagaattttttatatattatttcattgataGGAAAGCGACACATCTCTTCAAAGTTTCAgtagaacattatttaaattctaaaaacagTATTTTAATTGCGATAATATgggtaacaaaaaatacaatatattctaTAAGTCAAGTTTGAAGTAtgcattttaaaactatattttgcTTTGCATtcgaaaactaattttaataaaactattaaaatttataaatttttttttacaaaatttaaattctttcacTTCTATTATCATACTTGCACATAATGCGATTATAATGGAAAAACTTTTCGTAGGAAAAAGCGGCGTGGGTCAGCGATATCAGTCAGTGTATGGACAATGTACACTTTAACGATTTGCTCCACGGATCGTTGTCGGACACCAGCTCTGTGACGATGCCGCACTCCATCCGGAACGATCCTAAACTATTCAAGGACGACGTGGATATCAGGTTTAGCCGTACTTTAAACTCTTGTAAAATACCGCAGATCCGTTCCGCGACACCCGAGCGGCTGCTGCAGCGACTGACCGACCTCAGGTTCCTTAGTATCGATTTCCTCAACACATTTTTGCTGACGTACCGGGTGTTCACCGATGGCGTCACGGTACTAGAAGCTCTCAAGAAAGTTTTCTACGAAGCCGAACCACCAGATTCGCAACTCCCTCCTACTGGATCTCTCGTGTAAATATGATAACaagtgataataattataagtttaaaaagattttagttacttcataaaaattgaacaGAGTGGTCACAATTATCGCTCTATGAACAAACTCGATACAAAGAAGATGTCTTCagatttttcttacaaattataatagtatattataCAAGCTGAAATAAGATCAAAATGATTGATTAAAAAGTTACAGCAAAAAATATGGAATTGCAAttgataattctttatattaggattttttatgtgatttgTGTTTGATGAACTTAGTATTTATTGCTTGAAATGATACAAGAAACTAAATATCAACTTAATATCAAGTGATTACACTGTAAGTAATATGTTGttgaataaagtttattttgctCGTTTcttttagtatttattatttaaaacaattgaatttatcatatcaattattaaagctTATATTAAAGCTTACATTAAAGAAGATTATTTCTGtaacagtaataattatttcgaacacgtctgaaacatttttttatatttatgttttagaTCCTTAGATGTACTAGGAGCAAATGCAAGTGAATTACAATTGTACTCCGAGGATCGAAGGAAAAGTAGCCTTTCACCGAGACGAACTAGTGGCGCAAGCTCAGTATCAGGTGcattaaacgttttttaaataaaatttgctcaacaattaataatatattatttgtacaagatatattacatttgaggctttcaaatattaatagtcatattttttatgtaggaTATGGATCAGAAGTGAGTGATACTCGTGACGTGAAATCTACTGATGCTAATACCAGCGGATATAACTCGAAAAGTCACTGGCGGTCTGGTTATAAGAAGTGTGAGTACCTCTgctatctttataataaaatattataaagaagagAGTCGCAAATACCGGCATAAACTTTTTAGAACAGTCCCTCAGTTCTCGGAAATTAAGCATTGCagtatattaatactaataagaACATCTACTTCgaagattttcattttttaattcttaaattatttttgtttttaaaatattattttattctcttctggtctttttattttataaattttgttgtttaatacatacaaatacattttattgcttaatttatcaattttttttatggttAACTCTCCTATGGGATTgtgtcagaattttttaataatccgcataaaaatgtattaaaatgcGATTTAGAATTTCTTATGTGTAGTGGAGGAAGAACAATCGCTCGGACTCATTTCCGAAACTCCGGTCATAAAACGCAGTCCAACATCGCAAGTCGCCAGTTCAGCCAGCTCGATGCAATCTCCGATTATGCCACGAAAAATCAGCATTCGTGTAGATAAGGAAGAGGATGACGGATGCCACCTAACGATACCGAAAGTAATAGCTGTGTCGTCCAGTTCCGAGACACTCACAGGTATAACATGAATCATACAAGTTGATACAAAATTCAAatcaaatgttaaaagttaaatgttattattatattaaataatgtttctttctctctttttattaaattttagtttgtcatatttttaataatatttaataatgtttttaaaagatctttttcaaattttatttttattttttttctaggaaaataatgatatatttttatatatcaatatttttctagaaaataatgatatataaaatgatatattatgtaataataataatagcaatattaaaaatcgatatattttatttttaataactgtaaTTTGCTTATACTTtctttagaaaagaaaaatgtttataatttacaaacctattattttttttttatttaaaataaaaaacaaggagatattttaaactttaaagtatttttaaaaagcaatttattaaCACAATTGCTGCAAAAAATGCTTATGTGTCAAATTGataaattcttttctcttctatgataaaatatgataatgaacaaaataatttagaattttatacatttaatttatttacaatttgataaatttgtaatgtattgatatgcatatataaacGACATTTGGAATATAAGACGTTACAGCAATCAGCGCACCATCCTCGCCAAGCAATTTAAGTTCTGTGACGCTAATTGGTTCGACGGAATCCGGGTCCGGATCCGGATCTGGGTCGGATCCAAGTCCTCAAGAAGGAGGTACTTACTCACGTCGTGTCTCGGAAATTGACACACCTGTCACaaatgaaaaggaaaaaggtacaataaactttatttttgtaaaaattttaattttcataagaaaaaaaaagaaatgtattattagagaaaaaacaaattattttgaaatattccgAGAAACTtctcattatataaaaaatttaaaaaaaattatttaaatttaaggttcttgatttatttttataaatttaaaaatataaaaaagttataaacgtgataatttttttttctgtcaaggaatatatatacatatatatatatatatatgtatataccaATATATGTTGTAcgcacaaaataaattatagcacAATTTACTTATGACGACATACCATCATCGATCGAACCTGCCAAATCAGACACTCCAAAAACACCGAAGACACCAAAAACGCCAAAAACACCGGACACTCCGAGAACACCGAAAACTCCGGACACTCCGATAACGCCGAAAACACCGAAAACACCGAAAACTCCGAAAACACCAGACACGCCGAGAACGCCGGAAGCGTCAAAAACGCCGGACACGCCGAGAACACCGAAAACACCGAAAACACCGAAAACGCCAGTCTCTCCGCTGACAAAGGATGCCAAGGATGGTAAAGAAGAGCAGGCTTCGTCGACCGACGAAGATAGTGTAACTTCTCCTAAACCAAGCAACCAATTGGCACAACCGAATCAGCAGCAACAGTACTCGGAGCATAGGGCATCTATAGCTTCCGCACCAGCAGCCACCGGATTAAGAAGTGGCTCGGTCTCCACCATAACTGGCGTATGTattagcaattaaaaaatgaatatcaaAACTTATGCTCAAGACTTTCTTTCAAGACTTATGCTTGAATTTCTAGTTTCTATCAATGTAGAGTAATTCGATTTAaccaaaagaaaataataaaagcagatttaaattttattgaaatttagtttaatgatttatgaaaattatcgtTTTAGTCTTCAATTTAAGCTGTTATATCCTTATttcttaacaatattttatttaaataattaaatactaatctgaatgtatatgttattttataaaacttgtcaagttatctaatattaatcttcaaaaaattacaatttgttttatatatgtaaaatgatGCACCATTTATACGTgtgtataagaaataattatatatttatacataaaaaatacaaaatataaaattaaagtattacatagactaataaaataatatcaattttgtcAAAATGGTCAGATTGAcaccaataattatttaataatgtgtta of the Monomorium pharaonis isolate MP-MQ-018 chromosome 11, ASM1337386v2, whole genome shotgun sequence genome contains:
- the LOC105837332 gene encoding ras-specific guanine nucleotide-releasing factor 2 isoform X2 — translated: MLSPKMQKTVRVNDSQLVMLSEKAHYDHSLSGYLYKRTADSTKWQQRWFVLYQNLLFYYENETCSRPSGVVLLEGCYCDRLITAKGKEPDKQHCFAISYRRENQRQYELKAPTETDCKTWIDAIREASFNKLLLQKEELEQKHLHLLQIVESEKTAKWQYTQQCEELASEIKKLRAELCALKKELRPSVIPIYSNRPAVQRTMSQGTGTLFHPYGSSAHISSGCFAPGLREISEGSIEMQKVKKVQSFFRGWLCRRRWKQIVEQYIKSPHAESMRKRNSLVFQMVEAEEEYTEQMEILVSCFLRPFKMAASSKKPPCSHEDVNSIFLNSETVLFLHQIFLKGLTSRMESWPTLVLGDLFDMLLPMLSIYQEYVRNHHYSLQVLTECKQSSPFVALLNRLENKTACHGRSLETFLTYPMHQIPRYIITLHELLAHTPYDHVERKSLQNARQQLEDLSRQMHDEVSETENLRKNLAVERMIIEGCDILLDVNQVFVRQGTLIQLVDKPRGARSRLSATFGGKAASDKEAVRQCFLFSNHLLLTTRQSDDDGRLNLVPQIGKIPLSDAVLIEDPSDQGVLDDDVCSMSSGISESSGSGSGSGTSQLQNRDFKIVLDIKSSSSQVTVHLVAPTMQEKAAWVSDISQCMDNVHFNDLLHGSLSDTSSVTMPHSIRNDPKLFKDDVDIRFSRTLNSCKIPQIRSATPERLLQRLTDLRFLSIDFLNTFLLTYRVFTDGVTVLEALKKVFYEAEPPDSQLPPTGSLVSLDVLGANASELQLYSEDRRKSSLSPRRTSGASSVSGYGSEVSDTRDVKSTDANTSGYNSKSHWRSGYKKLEEEQSLGLISETPVIKRSPTSQVASSASSMQSPIMPRKISIRVDKEEDDGCHLTIPKVIAVSSSSETLTDVTAISAPSSPSNLSSVTLIGSTESGSGSGSGSDPSPQEGGTYSRRVSEIDTPVTNEKEKAQFTYDDIPSSIEPAKSDTPKTPKTPKTPKTPDTPRTPKTPDTPITPKTPKTPKTPKTPDTPRTPEASKTPDTPRTPKTPKTPKTPVSPLTKDAKDGKEEQASSTDEDSVTSPKPSNQLAQPNQQQQYSEHRASIASAPAATGLRSGSVSTITGNYWASRRSMHDESSSQQSSYQHDAQVSSKAGVVITSFRQSHRSIGPEPIWSSTSTAATAFAIATSASSNPPDIRPSTANDRGRDRNRRKESVMSTAATMRVLNVLRHWVSKHAQDFEMDQKLKSMTIEFLEDINYSPNLLPAEHKAATQLLRLITKEESDTNKIDLKRLLTPPVIPSKESIETLSALEIAEQMTYLDHQIFVSITSEEFLGQAWMKTDKATRAPHILLMTKRFNEVSQLVVSEIIRRSNMSSRVAAIEKWAAVADINRVLHNYNGVLQICAAFTNSSVYRLKKTWDKVSKTTKQTIERLQHIVSSDGRFRNLRDALHRCDPPCIPYLGLYLTDLSFIEEGTPNVTEGLLNFSKMRMISHVIREIRHFQQTPYKIELVTKVTNYLLDTSLLLNEKDLYRMSLELEPRTSRLSSSALIDLPSSVSNVSTK